In the genome of Geotrypetes seraphini chromosome 16, aGeoSer1.1, whole genome shotgun sequence, one region contains:
- the TRIR gene encoding telomerase RNA component interacting RNase, with protein sequence MAARRGAAEASRSSGSDGDGRGQPEESEAAGSGVNLFVNDGSFLELFKKKMEAEQAGGGGEAEPAPSSQGTEERKRKSGANFSFVGKRRGGSKLALKTGVVAKKQKTEEEVLASKGGAWAKYMAEVRKYKAHQCSDDDKTRPLVK encoded by the exons ATGGCGGCGAGACGGGGGGCGGCGGAAGCTTCGCGAAGCTCCGGCAGCGACGGAGACGGACGCGGGCAGCCCGAGGAGTCGGAGGCGGCGGGCTCCGGCGTGAACCTCTTCGTCAACGACGGCAGCTTCCTGGAACTGTTCAAGAAGAAGATGGAAGCGGAGCAggcgggaggagggggagaggccGAGCCGGCGCCGAGCAGCCAAGGGACCgaggagaggaagaggaagagcgGCGCCAACTTCAGCTTT GTGGGCAAGCGGCGAGGCGGGAGCAAACTAGCCCTGAAGACTGGAGTGGTAGCGAAGAAGCAGAAGACGGAGGAAGAG GTTCTAGCGAGTAAAGGAGGCGCCTGGGCCAAGTACATGGCTGAAGTGAGAAAATACAAAGCGCACCAGTGCAGTGATGATGACAAAACTCGACCCCTTGTAAAATAG